One window from the genome of Micromonospora aurantiaca ATCC 27029 encodes:
- the hrpB gene encoding ATP-dependent helicase HrpB, whose product MLADIPLDLPVRPVLPALVGALRERGAAVLVAPPGTGKTTTAPLAVADAVTGRVVIAQPRRVAARAAAHRMAALLGERVGDRIGYAVRGERRTGPRTRVEVVTTGLLVRRLHHDPELPGVDAVVLDECHERHLDADLALAFSVEARATLRPDLWLLAMSATPQTDRFAALLGAGDPAPVVRAEAALHPVERVWAPPPRPVTPPGAGRVDPALLDHVAATVRRALRERDGDVLVFLPGAGEIGAVARRLADLRDIAVLPLHGRLPGAAQDAALTPAAGRRVVLATAVAESSLTVPGVRVVVDAGLSRVPRTDLARGLGALVTVPVSRAGATQRAGRAGRETPGAVYRCWSEAAHERLAPQPEPEIATADLTGFALELAAWGTPDGTGLALPDPPPPAALTVARETLTTLGAVDHDGRITARGRAVAAAGTHPRLARALLDGAPRVGADRAAQVVAILGEDTLGGTGDDLPARWRRLRDGADPAATARWRTEVRRLRAALPADRHSAGTRADSTPHRSVSGGRSAGNERERLPDDLAAGLLAGLAYPERLARSRRPGGSAYLMAGGTAAELAPGSGLTGAAWLAVAVADRSPGAPAARVRLAAPIDEATAREAGAALLDTGREVAWSGGDVVAREVVRLGAVELVDRPLTAPDPELVAAALLDGLRQEGPGLLRWTPEATGLRLRLAFCRQALGDGWPDVSDAALTAGAPVWLGPELARARRRADLGRVDVAAALRRLLDWRQAARLDELAPERLEVPSGSRIRIDYADPAAPVLAVKLQETFGWRDVPRIADGRVPVLLHLLSPAGRPVAVTADLASFWRTGYPQVRAELRGRYPRHPWPEDPTTAEPTRRAAPRRR is encoded by the coding sequence GTGCTCGCCGACATCCCGCTCGACCTGCCGGTCCGCCCGGTCCTGCCGGCGCTCGTCGGCGCGCTGCGCGAGCGCGGCGCCGCCGTCCTGGTGGCGCCGCCCGGCACCGGCAAGACCACCACCGCGCCGCTCGCGGTCGCCGACGCGGTCACCGGCCGCGTGGTGATCGCCCAGCCCCGGCGGGTGGCCGCCCGCGCCGCCGCGCACCGGATGGCCGCCCTGCTCGGCGAGCGGGTCGGCGACCGGATCGGGTACGCGGTGCGCGGCGAGCGCCGGACCGGGCCGCGTACCCGGGTCGAGGTGGTGACCACCGGCCTGCTGGTCCGCCGCCTGCACCACGACCCCGAGCTGCCGGGCGTGGACGCGGTGGTGCTCGACGAGTGCCACGAACGGCACCTCGACGCCGACCTGGCGCTGGCGTTCAGCGTCGAGGCCCGCGCCACACTGCGCCCGGACCTCTGGCTGCTGGCGATGTCGGCCACCCCGCAGACGGACCGGTTCGCCGCGCTGCTCGGCGCCGGCGACCCCGCCCCCGTGGTACGCGCCGAGGCCGCGCTGCACCCGGTCGAGCGGGTGTGGGCGCCGCCGCCGCGCCCGGTGACGCCGCCCGGTGCCGGCCGGGTCGACCCGGCGCTGCTCGACCACGTGGCAGCCACGGTCCGCCGGGCGCTGCGCGAACGCGACGGTGACGTGCTCGTCTTCCTGCCCGGCGCGGGTGAGATCGGCGCCGTCGCGCGCCGCCTGGCCGACCTCCGCGACATCGCGGTGCTGCCGTTGCACGGACGGCTGCCCGGGGCCGCCCAGGACGCGGCGCTCACCCCTGCTGCCGGACGGCGCGTGGTGCTCGCGACGGCGGTGGCGGAGAGCAGCCTCACCGTCCCCGGCGTCCGGGTGGTGGTGGACGCCGGACTGAGCCGGGTGCCCCGCACCGACCTGGCCCGAGGGCTGGGCGCGCTGGTGACCGTGCCGGTGTCGCGGGCCGGGGCCACCCAGCGCGCCGGCCGGGCCGGACGGGAGACGCCCGGGGCGGTCTACCGCTGCTGGTCGGAGGCGGCGCACGAGCGGCTCGCCCCGCAGCCCGAACCGGAGATCGCCACCGCCGACCTGACCGGGTTCGCGCTGGAGCTGGCGGCCTGGGGCACACCGGACGGCACCGGGCTGGCGCTGCCCGACCCACCGCCGCCGGCCGCGCTCACTGTGGCGCGGGAGACGCTGACCACGCTCGGCGCGGTGGACCACGACGGCCGGATCACCGCGCGGGGACGGGCGGTCGCGGCGGCGGGCACGCATCCCCGGCTGGCGCGGGCGCTGCTGGACGGCGCGCCCCGGGTGGGTGCCGACCGGGCCGCCCAGGTGGTGGCGATCCTCGGCGAGGACACGCTGGGCGGGACGGGAGACGACCTGCCCGCCCGCTGGCGCCGGCTGCGCGACGGCGCCGACCCGGCCGCCACCGCGCGCTGGCGCACCGAGGTACGCCGCCTGCGCGCCGCCCTGCCCGCCGACCGGCATTCCGCCGGCACGCGCGCCGACTCGACGCCGCACCGCAGCGTGAGCGGCGGACGGTCGGCGGGGAACGAGCGGGAGCGCCTGCCGGACGATCTGGCCGCGGGGCTGCTCGCCGGACTGGCGTACCCGGAACGGCTGGCCCGCTCACGGCGGCCGGGCGGGTCCGCGTACCTGATGGCCGGCGGGACCGCCGCGGAGCTGGCGCCCGGGTCGGGGCTGACCGGAGCGGCGTGGCTGGCCGTCGCGGTGGCCGACCGCTCCCCCGGCGCGCCCGCCGCCCGGGTGCGGCTGGCCGCACCGATCGACGAGGCGACCGCCCGGGAGGCCGGGGCGGCGCTGCTGGACACCGGACGGGAGGTGGCCTGGTCCGGCGGGGACGTGGTGGCCCGCGAGGTAGTCCGGCTCGGCGCCGTCGAACTGGTCGACCGGCCGCTCACCGCGCCGGACCCGGAGCTGGTCGCGGCGGCTCTGCTGGACGGGCTGCGGCAGGAAGGGCCGGGCCTGCTGCGCTGGACGCCGGAGGCGACCGGGCTGCGCCTCCGGCTGGCGTTCTGCCGCCAGGCGCTCGGCGACGGCTGGCCGGACGTCTCCGACGCCGCGCTGACCGCCGGCGCGCCCGTCTGGCTGGGCCCGGAGCTGGCCCGCGCCCGGCGCCGGGCCGACCTCGGCCGGGTGGACGTGGCGGCGGCGCTGCGGCGGCTGCTCGACTGGCGGCAGGCCGCGCGGCTGGACGAGCTGGCTCCGGAGCGCCTGGAGGTGCCGAGCGGCTCGCGGATCCGGATCGACTACGCGGACCCGGCCGCGCCGGTGCTGGCGGTCAAGCTCCAGGAGACGTTCGGCTGGCGGGACGTGCCGCGCATCGCCGACGGGCGGGTGCCGGTGCTGCTGCACCTGCTCTCCCCCGCCGGGCGGCCGGTGGCGGTCACCGCGGACCTGGCCTCGTTCTGGCGCACCGGATACCCGCAGGTACGTGCGGAGCTGCGCGGACGCTACCCGCGCCATCCGTGGCCGGAGGACCCGACCACAGCCGAGCCGACCCGCCGTGCCGCTCCGCGACGGCGGTGA